The following proteins come from a genomic window of Pangasianodon hypophthalmus isolate fPanHyp1 chromosome 24, fPanHyp1.pri, whole genome shotgun sequence:
- the zdhhc8b gene encoding palmitoyltransferase ZDHHC8B isoform X1: MPDSAGKRFKPTKYIPVCTAATLLVGSSTLFFVFTCPWLASVISPVVPLYNGAVFLFVLANFSMATFMDPGVFPRANEDEDKDDDFRAPLYKNVEVKGIQVRMKWCSTCHFYRPPRCSHCSVCDNCVEDFDHHCPWVNNCIGRRNYRYFFLFLLSLSTHMVGVFSFGLLFVLNHLERLRELHTNVTIIVMCVSGLFFIPVMGLTGFHLVLVARGRTTNEQVTGKFRGGVNPFTRGCCGNVKHVLCSPLAPRYMVDLRKKPNIQMNPPFLRPVLSDRNVVVKLSDNGVHANILRTKSKTSLDGLGEKSADIQPPLPPKAERHHHLHHHPHHPQHQVQNQLTSSEEGSVCSKPTAPSTPAMYRFRPSFGTMPTVQYQAAGEKISMSENSKSSAILEERAHDYRSEPNLDFPDYGGAEAPPLHRHFLSSPFQLDSYSLKHASRRDEPAKLGGVKPESVTSTPHRGVFSPGTMSSRNASLSYDSLLTPSVAVAPSVPFHSPYLPAKTCHVRRPELQHQHFPSSPYSPARVGYLYGRERSGERDGERERDRDPSPVRYDNLSKTIMASIQERKELEERERLIHRHGHAHNHAHIYANDSGVFDGHFPASRGSRDELTRVGVMSFGPRVLHSSASSLVRAPAASTSSLHNEAGNGGGVHYRSPSHQPPLSPSPSCRSPSFSHHKLSFISAVERDDSPHLGHREEPNRVKVNGQPKGQMRECHLVSSSGTPLSPSVKKVTGVGGTTYEISV, from the exons gtGTCCGTGGTTGGCGAGTGTTATTTCTCCCGTGGTTCCTCTCTACAATGGCGCGGTGTTCCTCTTTGTCCTGGCTAATTTCAGCATGGCCACCTTCATGGACCCGGGCGTGTTCCCTCGAG CGAATGAGGATGAGGATAAGGATGACGATTTTCGAGCTCCTCTCTATAAGAACGTGGAGGTGAAGGGGATTCAGGTGCGGATGAAATGGTGCTCCACCTGCCACTTCTACAGACCACCACGCTGCtcacactgcagtgtgtgtgacaaCTGTGtggag gacTTTGACCATCACTGTCCGTGGGTGAATAACTGCATCGGTCGGAGGAATTACAgatattttttcctcttcctgctGTCTCTGAGCACACACATGGTGGGCGTGTTCTCATTCGGCCTGCTGTTTGTCCTGAACCACCTGGAGCGTCTGCGTGAGCTGCACACCAACGTCAC TATAATAGTGATGTGTGTTTCTGGTCTGTTCTTCATCCCCGTTATGGGACTCACCGGGTTTCACTTAGTGCTGGTGGCCAGAGGGCGCACTACTAACgaacag gtaACGGGAAAGTTTCGGGGAGGTGTGAACCCTTTTACTCGTGGTTGCTGTGGCAACGTGAAACATGTTCTGTGCAGTCCTCTAGCTccaag gtatATGGTGGACCTCAGGAAGAAGCCGAACATCCAGATGAACCCCCCGTTCCTGCGGCCGGTTCTGTCCGACCGGAACGTCGTCGTTAAACTGAGCGATAACGGAGTTCACGCGAACATCCTGAGAACGAAG TCTAAAACCAGTCTGGACGGTTTGGGGGAGAAAAGTGCAGATATTcagcctcctcttcctcctaaaGCTGAgcgtcatcatcatcttcatcatcatcctcatcatcctcagcATCAGGTCCAGAATCAGCTGACGTCCAGCGAAG AAGGTTCCGTGTGCAGTAAGCCCACCGCTCCGTCCACTCCGGCCATGTACAGGTTCAGACCGTCGTTCGGCACGATGCCCACAGTGCAGTACCAGGCTGCGGGAGAGAAG atctCGATGTCAGAGAACTCCAAATCGTCGGCCATCTTGGAAGAGCGAGCTCACGACTATCGCTCCGAGCCGAACCTCGATTTCCCGGATTACGGCGGCGCCGAGGCTCCGCCCCTCCATCGCCACTTCCTGTCGTCTCCGTTCCAGCTCGACTCGTACAGCCTGAAACACGCCAGCCGTAGGGACGAACCAGCGAAGCTAGGGGGCGTCAAACCCGAGTCGGTCACGTCCACGCCTCACAGGGGCGTGTTTTCCCCCGGGACGATGTCCAGCCGCAACGCCAGTCTGTCCTACGACAGCTTATTAACGCCGAGTGTAGCCGTGGCGCCGTCTGTGCCCTTCCACTCGCCCTACCTGCCCGCTAAGACGTGCCACGTGCGACGTCCCGAACTGCAGCACCAGCACTTCCCCTCCTCCCCGTACAGCCCCGCCCGCGTCGGCTACCTGTACGGCCGGGAACGCAGCGGCGAGCGAGACGGCGAGCGAGAGCGAGACAGGGATCCGTCTCCAGTCCGCTACGATAACCTCTCCAAAACCATCATGGCGTCCATCCAGGAGCGGAAAGAGctggaggagagggagaggctCATTCACCGTCACGGCCACGCCCACAACCACGCCCACATTTACGCCAACGATTCGGGCGTCTTCGATGGACATTTCCCCGCCTCCAGAGGGTCTCGGGACGAGCTCACCAGGGTCGGGGTGATGTCCTTCGGCCCTCGCGTCCTCCACTCCTCGGCGTCGTCGCTAGTCCGAGCTCCCGCAGCGTCCACTTCCTCTCTACACAACGAGGCGGGAAACGGAGGAGGCGTCCATTATCGCTCACCGTCCCATCagccccctctctctccatcgcCATCTTGTCgttctccctccttctctcatCACAAACTGTCCTTCATCAGCGCCGTGGAGAGAGACGACTCGCCTCACCTGGGCCACAG GGAGGAACCGAACCGAGTGAAAGTTAACGGACAGCCTAAAGGGCAGATGCGAGAGTGCCACCTGGTGTCGTCCTCCGGAACGCCGCTCAGCCCGAGCGTCAAAAAGGTGACAGGAGTGGGCGGGACTACGTACGAGATATCGGTGTGA
- the zdhhc8b gene encoding palmitoyltransferase ZDHHC8B isoform X3: MMLCVSVLEHTLGSSRNRCIYTEIRCPWLASVISPVVPLYNGAVFLFVLANFSMATFMDPGVFPRANEDEDKDDDFRAPLYKNVEVKGIQVRMKWCSTCHFYRPPRCSHCSVCDNCVEDFDHHCPWVNNCIGRRNYRYFFLFLLSLSTHMVGVFSFGLLFVLNHLERLRELHTNVTIIVMCVSGLFFIPVMGLTGFHLVLVARGRTTNEQVTGKFRGGVNPFTRGCCGNVKHVLCSPLAPRYMVDLRKKPNIQMNPPFLRPVLSDRNVVVKLSDNGVHANILRTKSKTSLDGLGEKSADIQPPLPPKAERHHHLHHHPHHPQHQVQNQLTSSEEGSVCSKPTAPSTPAMYRFRPSFGTMPTVQYQAAGEKISMSENSKSSAILEERAHDYRSEPNLDFPDYGGAEAPPLHRHFLSSPFQLDSYSLKHASRRDEPAKLGGVKPESVTSTPHRGVFSPGTMSSRNASLSYDSLLTPSVAVAPSVPFHSPYLPAKTCHVRRPELQHQHFPSSPYSPARVGYLYGRERSGERDGERERDRDPSPVRYDNLSKTIMASIQERKELEERERLIHRHGHAHNHAHIYANDSGVFDGHFPASRGSRDELTRVGVMSFGPRVLHSSASSLVRAPAASTSSLHNEAGNGGGVHYRSPSHQPPLSPSPSCRSPSFSHHKLSFISAVERDDSPHLGHREEPNRVKVNGQPKGQMRECHLVSSSGTPLSPSVKKVTGVGGTTYEISV, encoded by the exons atgatgctgtgtgtttcgGTTCTCGAACAcactctgggttcttccaggaacaggtgtatttatactgagatcag gtGTCCGTGGTTGGCGAGTGTTATTTCTCCCGTGGTTCCTCTCTACAATGGCGCGGTGTTCCTCTTTGTCCTGGCTAATTTCAGCATGGCCACCTTCATGGACCCGGGCGTGTTCCCTCGAG CGAATGAGGATGAGGATAAGGATGACGATTTTCGAGCTCCTCTCTATAAGAACGTGGAGGTGAAGGGGATTCAGGTGCGGATGAAATGGTGCTCCACCTGCCACTTCTACAGACCACCACGCTGCtcacactgcagtgtgtgtgacaaCTGTGtggag gacTTTGACCATCACTGTCCGTGGGTGAATAACTGCATCGGTCGGAGGAATTACAgatattttttcctcttcctgctGTCTCTGAGCACACACATGGTGGGCGTGTTCTCATTCGGCCTGCTGTTTGTCCTGAACCACCTGGAGCGTCTGCGTGAGCTGCACACCAACGTCAC TATAATAGTGATGTGTGTTTCTGGTCTGTTCTTCATCCCCGTTATGGGACTCACCGGGTTTCACTTAGTGCTGGTGGCCAGAGGGCGCACTACTAACgaacag gtaACGGGAAAGTTTCGGGGAGGTGTGAACCCTTTTACTCGTGGTTGCTGTGGCAACGTGAAACATGTTCTGTGCAGTCCTCTAGCTccaag gtatATGGTGGACCTCAGGAAGAAGCCGAACATCCAGATGAACCCCCCGTTCCTGCGGCCGGTTCTGTCCGACCGGAACGTCGTCGTTAAACTGAGCGATAACGGAGTTCACGCGAACATCCTGAGAACGAAG TCTAAAACCAGTCTGGACGGTTTGGGGGAGAAAAGTGCAGATATTcagcctcctcttcctcctaaaGCTGAgcgtcatcatcatcttcatcatcatcctcatcatcctcagcATCAGGTCCAGAATCAGCTGACGTCCAGCGAAG AAGGTTCCGTGTGCAGTAAGCCCACCGCTCCGTCCACTCCGGCCATGTACAGGTTCAGACCGTCGTTCGGCACGATGCCCACAGTGCAGTACCAGGCTGCGGGAGAGAAG atctCGATGTCAGAGAACTCCAAATCGTCGGCCATCTTGGAAGAGCGAGCTCACGACTATCGCTCCGAGCCGAACCTCGATTTCCCGGATTACGGCGGCGCCGAGGCTCCGCCCCTCCATCGCCACTTCCTGTCGTCTCCGTTCCAGCTCGACTCGTACAGCCTGAAACACGCCAGCCGTAGGGACGAACCAGCGAAGCTAGGGGGCGTCAAACCCGAGTCGGTCACGTCCACGCCTCACAGGGGCGTGTTTTCCCCCGGGACGATGTCCAGCCGCAACGCCAGTCTGTCCTACGACAGCTTATTAACGCCGAGTGTAGCCGTGGCGCCGTCTGTGCCCTTCCACTCGCCCTACCTGCCCGCTAAGACGTGCCACGTGCGACGTCCCGAACTGCAGCACCAGCACTTCCCCTCCTCCCCGTACAGCCCCGCCCGCGTCGGCTACCTGTACGGCCGGGAACGCAGCGGCGAGCGAGACGGCGAGCGAGAGCGAGACAGGGATCCGTCTCCAGTCCGCTACGATAACCTCTCCAAAACCATCATGGCGTCCATCCAGGAGCGGAAAGAGctggaggagagggagaggctCATTCACCGTCACGGCCACGCCCACAACCACGCCCACATTTACGCCAACGATTCGGGCGTCTTCGATGGACATTTCCCCGCCTCCAGAGGGTCTCGGGACGAGCTCACCAGGGTCGGGGTGATGTCCTTCGGCCCTCGCGTCCTCCACTCCTCGGCGTCGTCGCTAGTCCGAGCTCCCGCAGCGTCCACTTCCTCTCTACACAACGAGGCGGGAAACGGAGGAGGCGTCCATTATCGCTCACCGTCCCATCagccccctctctctccatcgcCATCTTGTCgttctccctccttctctcatCACAAACTGTCCTTCATCAGCGCCGTGGAGAGAGACGACTCGCCTCACCTGGGCCACAG GGAGGAACCGAACCGAGTGAAAGTTAACGGACAGCCTAAAGGGCAGATGCGAGAGTGCCACCTGGTGTCGTCCTCCGGAACGCCGCTCAGCCCGAGCGTCAAAAAGGTGACAGGAGTGGGCGGGACTACGTACGAGATATCGGTGTGA
- the zdhhc8b gene encoding palmitoyltransferase ZDHHC8B isoform X2, whose product MPDSAGKRFKPTKYIPVCTAATLLVGSSTLFFVFTCPWLASVISPVVPLYNGAVFLFVLANFSMATFMDPGVFPRANEDEDKDDDFRAPLYKNVEVKGIQVRMKWCSTCHFYRPPRCSHCSVCDNCVEDFDHHCPWVNNCIGRRNYRYFFLFLLSLSTHMVGVFSFGLLFVLNHLERLRELHTNVTIIVMCVSGLFFIPVMGLTGFHLVLVARGRTTNEQVTGKFRGGVNPFTRGCCGNVKHVLCSPLAPRYMVDLRKKPNIQMNPPFLRPVLSDRNVVVKLSDNGVHANILRTKSKTSLDGLGEKSADIQPPLPPKAERHHHLHHHPHHPQHQVQNQLTSSEGSVCSKPTAPSTPAMYRFRPSFGTMPTVQYQAAGEKISMSENSKSSAILEERAHDYRSEPNLDFPDYGGAEAPPLHRHFLSSPFQLDSYSLKHASRRDEPAKLGGVKPESVTSTPHRGVFSPGTMSSRNASLSYDSLLTPSVAVAPSVPFHSPYLPAKTCHVRRPELQHQHFPSSPYSPARVGYLYGRERSGERDGERERDRDPSPVRYDNLSKTIMASIQERKELEERERLIHRHGHAHNHAHIYANDSGVFDGHFPASRGSRDELTRVGVMSFGPRVLHSSASSLVRAPAASTSSLHNEAGNGGGVHYRSPSHQPPLSPSPSCRSPSFSHHKLSFISAVERDDSPHLGHREEPNRVKVNGQPKGQMRECHLVSSSGTPLSPSVKKVTGVGGTTYEISV is encoded by the exons gtGTCCGTGGTTGGCGAGTGTTATTTCTCCCGTGGTTCCTCTCTACAATGGCGCGGTGTTCCTCTTTGTCCTGGCTAATTTCAGCATGGCCACCTTCATGGACCCGGGCGTGTTCCCTCGAG CGAATGAGGATGAGGATAAGGATGACGATTTTCGAGCTCCTCTCTATAAGAACGTGGAGGTGAAGGGGATTCAGGTGCGGATGAAATGGTGCTCCACCTGCCACTTCTACAGACCACCACGCTGCtcacactgcagtgtgtgtgacaaCTGTGtggag gacTTTGACCATCACTGTCCGTGGGTGAATAACTGCATCGGTCGGAGGAATTACAgatattttttcctcttcctgctGTCTCTGAGCACACACATGGTGGGCGTGTTCTCATTCGGCCTGCTGTTTGTCCTGAACCACCTGGAGCGTCTGCGTGAGCTGCACACCAACGTCAC TATAATAGTGATGTGTGTTTCTGGTCTGTTCTTCATCCCCGTTATGGGACTCACCGGGTTTCACTTAGTGCTGGTGGCCAGAGGGCGCACTACTAACgaacag gtaACGGGAAAGTTTCGGGGAGGTGTGAACCCTTTTACTCGTGGTTGCTGTGGCAACGTGAAACATGTTCTGTGCAGTCCTCTAGCTccaag gtatATGGTGGACCTCAGGAAGAAGCCGAACATCCAGATGAACCCCCCGTTCCTGCGGCCGGTTCTGTCCGACCGGAACGTCGTCGTTAAACTGAGCGATAACGGAGTTCACGCGAACATCCTGAGAACGAAG TCTAAAACCAGTCTGGACGGTTTGGGGGAGAAAAGTGCAGATATTcagcctcctcttcctcctaaaGCTGAgcgtcatcatcatcttcatcatcatcctcatcatcctcagcATCAGGTCCAGAATCAGCTGACGTCCAGCGAAG GTTCCGTGTGCAGTAAGCCCACCGCTCCGTCCACTCCGGCCATGTACAGGTTCAGACCGTCGTTCGGCACGATGCCCACAGTGCAGTACCAGGCTGCGGGAGAGAAG atctCGATGTCAGAGAACTCCAAATCGTCGGCCATCTTGGAAGAGCGAGCTCACGACTATCGCTCCGAGCCGAACCTCGATTTCCCGGATTACGGCGGCGCCGAGGCTCCGCCCCTCCATCGCCACTTCCTGTCGTCTCCGTTCCAGCTCGACTCGTACAGCCTGAAACACGCCAGCCGTAGGGACGAACCAGCGAAGCTAGGGGGCGTCAAACCCGAGTCGGTCACGTCCACGCCTCACAGGGGCGTGTTTTCCCCCGGGACGATGTCCAGCCGCAACGCCAGTCTGTCCTACGACAGCTTATTAACGCCGAGTGTAGCCGTGGCGCCGTCTGTGCCCTTCCACTCGCCCTACCTGCCCGCTAAGACGTGCCACGTGCGACGTCCCGAACTGCAGCACCAGCACTTCCCCTCCTCCCCGTACAGCCCCGCCCGCGTCGGCTACCTGTACGGCCGGGAACGCAGCGGCGAGCGAGACGGCGAGCGAGAGCGAGACAGGGATCCGTCTCCAGTCCGCTACGATAACCTCTCCAAAACCATCATGGCGTCCATCCAGGAGCGGAAAGAGctggaggagagggagaggctCATTCACCGTCACGGCCACGCCCACAACCACGCCCACATTTACGCCAACGATTCGGGCGTCTTCGATGGACATTTCCCCGCCTCCAGAGGGTCTCGGGACGAGCTCACCAGGGTCGGGGTGATGTCCTTCGGCCCTCGCGTCCTCCACTCCTCGGCGTCGTCGCTAGTCCGAGCTCCCGCAGCGTCCACTTCCTCTCTACACAACGAGGCGGGAAACGGAGGAGGCGTCCATTATCGCTCACCGTCCCATCagccccctctctctccatcgcCATCTTGTCgttctccctccttctctcatCACAAACTGTCCTTCATCAGCGCCGTGGAGAGAGACGACTCGCCTCACCTGGGCCACAG GGAGGAACCGAACCGAGTGAAAGTTAACGGACAGCCTAAAGGGCAGATGCGAGAGTGCCACCTGGTGTCGTCCTCCGGAACGCCGCTCAGCCCGAGCGTCAAAAAGGTGACAGGAGTGGGCGGGACTACGTACGAGATATCGGTGTGA